The DNA window TGACCGCTCGTGAAATCCGCTTTTGGCGAGCGAACGATTTCGAATCCCGCGCTCTCGATGAGAGTGTCGAGCGTAGCGATAGCGGCATCGTGTCCTGCACGCCGTCCGAGAATGTTCAAGACTTCACCGAGAACGTAGTCCGTGACGTGAGCCACCGGAAGGTCGCCGTGGTCGATGGCCCGGACAATTTCGTTTGCTCGGTCGTGGTATTGGTCGCGGGCTAATCGCTGTCCGATGAGAATATTCGAATCGACGACAACCGGCATTAGAACGCCCCGAACTCCTTCTCCAATTCGACTGCATTCGTCTCTTCGCCGATGTCTACCGGTTCGAGGTCATCAAACGCTCCAAATCGCTGCTTTACCACTTCGACAGTCAGGTTTTCCTCGTCGTCGAGTCGCCATCGAAGTTTATCGCCGGGTTCGTTGTACACTGCTTCCCGAATCTGGGACGGCACGGTCACCGAATGACCGTCATTAACCGTGGTCTCGTCGGTGACTTGGTTGCTTGCCATAACAGAAGATTATCTTTCGTAGTCAAAAAGTCTATTGCAGACCGTAGACTCACTCGTTGACTTGTACTCTCGATTCGACCCGGTATTCGAGCGTTACCCGTGGTGTACTCAGAATCTCCGCTAGTTCTGCCGTCATATCTGGGTGGTCGGCAGCTCGTTCGAGATTCTTCATCATCCGTCGGGTAAACTCCGCACTCGCATCGAGGCCTTTGCTCCTCGTCGATTCGCCGAGTAATTCACCAGCTTGGTCGTAGAGATCTTTCCGATACTCGTACTTTCCATCCGACTTGATTCGCATAGCTGATATTGCACATCGGGGTGACAAAGACGTTCTGCTGGGGGTACTGAAACCGCGTCAGTATATATGGGGAA is part of the Haladaptatus paucihalophilus DX253 genome and encodes:
- a CDS encoding type II toxin-antitoxin system VapC family toxin, which encodes MPVVVDSNILIGQRLARDQYHDRANEIVRAIDHGDLPVAHVTDYVLGEVLNILGRRAGHDAAIATLDTLIESAGFEIVRSPKADFTSGQALYRQYPSLTFVDALTTAYMQREGIEYVYSFDDDFDVVEDIRRLNTASDPF
- a CDS encoding DUF7692 domain-containing protein; translated protein: MRIKSDGKYEYRKDLYDQAGELLGESTRSKGLDASAEFTRRMMKNLERAADHPDMTAELAEILSTPRVTLEYRVESRVQVNE